A window of Mercenaria mercenaria strain notata chromosome 16, MADL_Memer_1, whole genome shotgun sequence contains these coding sequences:
- the LOC123539579 gene encoding uncharacterized protein LOC123539579 produces the protein MDNDLKEKLFFVPEKKHRGRKGAFKYAFIISTVCLVLVTVILVIKCGSPNFFPTLASMVSSWFQQGHASGGNMNGKYLVASGRKQAVPFNDDYASKGHEYFDVYSPEIATHYGEVFWTDQGNNLLPKEIIERFKGKVMAITGYEQDQVMVSPVGQPGINPDADVSVPINWAYNHHYMAWMTGDHSEMVRIPNPDPNDVSAHGSPMKWMAVDKPSAGQRINKNIPTSQMFSEGNGGESRKSFHGYPTGYAQLIESPNMWHITPMQIDTRNRDCGVTPKDINKCTDHKVPGPEPKQARYGLGMPKGGSPYSGILECPCNSRYGGDPSIYGKDAKTKIVTHHYACVSLASCSSATVLSAVACFNSVEMLGIKASKNVTVSTPTDAVPHGCTLQSSSDGTWTVTYNRFQSSAQCSTSRTRSGTAHFSIGTTVKVDLNSTTAMITISGPSNVWFGVGFNASHMADSPYTIIVNSTGVYERKIGTCGSEAEHCPGDALENNVTVVSSKVSDGIRTVVLTRPLKGKTGKYYTFNVTAQSQINMISAIGSTQLFAYHQDKTTGVLALMSKTEPNCVCDMGGVGTLCETNGTSCDTFTKNCLPPPAGELLTQHNPTCNSKQYAGGLRCCKHKRIMLDADQPVRPELLRYHMKFRFWFQEYEVNGDQVSHYNLPRIYYQTEAWAGEYDVPPAFALPGKPIPGYPNWPEKTPTPGTTCSGNCPDGDDCVCIHTLTLRWNVSNIRLIYAGGHCHAPSCISLELYRNDTGHEMELLCRQVPVYGKGNVTHDKFDETGYLALPPCLWGDDEGLNPSVLLPPNTPMVSIKHNRNTHVGHYGEMASWQMRGTFF, from the exons ggGCGTTCAAGTATGCATTTATCATTTCCACAGTTTGTCTTGTCTTGGTGACTGTGATATTGGTAATAAAATGCG gaTCACCAAATTTCTTTCCAACACTCGCGTCAATGGTGTCATCATGGTTTCAGCAAG GGCACGCAAGCGGTGGCAACATGAATGGTAAATATCTGGTAGCAAGTGGGAGAAAACAGGCAGTACCATTTAATGACGACTACGCAAGCAAAGGCCATGAATATTTTGATGTATACTCACCAGAAATTGCCACACATTATGGCGAGGTTTTTTGGACAGACCAAGGCAATAACCTCCTTCCGAAAGAAATCATCGAACGGTTCAAAG GTAAGGTCATGGCCATCACGGGCTACGAACAAGACCAGGTGATGGTCTCACCGGTAGGTCAACCCGGCATCAACCCTGATGCTGATGTCTCTGTTCCGATTAACTGGGCATATAACCACCACTATATGGCTTGGATGACCGGAGATCATTCCGAAATGGTCCGCATACCTAACCCAGATCCCAATGACGTAAGTGCTCATGGTTCGCCAATGAAATGGATGGCTGTAGACAAACCATCAGCTGGACAACgcataaataaaaacataccaaCCAGTCAAATGTTTAGTGAGGGGAATGGTGGTGAATCACGAAAAAGTTTCCACGGATATCCGACCGGATATGCACAACTGATTGAATCCCCAAATATGTGGCATATTACACCAATGCAAATAGATACAAGGAACCGTGACTGTGGTGTTACTCCAAAAGACATAAACAAGTGTACTGATCATAAAGTACCGGGACCTGAACCCAAACAAGCGAGATACGGACTCGGAATGCCGAAAGGCGGATCCCCTTACTCTGGAATACTGGAGTGCCCATGTAACTCTCGATATGGTGGAGATCCATCAATTTATGGCAAGGACGCAAAAACAAAGATTGTAACTCATCATTACGCATGTGTATCGCTGGCATCCTGTAGTTCTGCAACAGTCTTGAGTGCTGTTGCGTGTTTCAACTCTGTTGAAATGCTAGGAATAAAGGCAAGTAAGAATGTGACGGTATCTACTCCTACAGATGCAGTTCCACATGGATGCACACTGCAGTCGTCATCGGACGGTACATGGACAGTTACATACAACAGATTTCAGAGCTCTGCCCAATGTTCTACCTCTCGCACGAGATCTGGAACGGCACACTTTAGCATTGGAACAACTGTCAAAGTTGACCTTAATAGTACAACAGCAATGATCACCATTTCTGGTCCATCTAACGTTTGGTTTGGAGTCGGATTCAACGCAAGTCACATGGCTGACTCTCCGTATACAATTATCGTGAATTCGACGGGTGTTTACGAACGTAAGATTGGTACATGTGGAAGTGAAGCTGAGCACTGCCCTGGAGATGCACTTGAAAATAACGTTACAGTAGTGTCCAGCAAAGTTTCTGATGGAATAAGAACAGTAGTGTTGACACGTCCCCTGAAAGGAAAAACAGGGAAATATTACACATTCAACGTAACAGCACAATCCCAGATAAACATGATTTCCGCTATTGGATCGACTCAGCTGTTTGCATATCACCAGGACAAAACGACTGGTGTTTTGGCTCTGATGTCTAAAACTGAACCTAATTGTGTCTGTGATATGGGTGGTGTTGGCACACTGTGCGAAACAAATGGGACTTCATGTGATACATTCACAAAAAATTGCCTTCCACCGCCCGCTGGTGAACTACTGACTCAACATAATCCAACATGCAACTCAAAGCAGTATGCTGGTGGTCTACGATGTTGCAAACACAAGCGTATTATGCTTGATGCGGATCAGCCGGTCAGGCCAGAACTTTTGAGATATCACATGAAATTTCGATTTTGGTTTCAGGAATACGAAGTAAATGGCGATCAAGTGTCCCATTACAATCTCCCACGTATCTACTACCAGACTGAGGCATGGGCTGGCGAATATGACGTTCCACCTGCCTTTGCACTCCCAGGAAAACCTATTCCAGGCTATCCAAATTGGCCGGAAAAGACTCCTACTCCAGGAACCACATGTTCTGGAAATTGCCCAGACGGTGACGATTGTGTGTGTATCCACACACTCACGTTAAGATGGAATGTGAGCAACATTCGCCTGATATACGCCGGAGGACATTGTCATGCACCGTCTTGTATTTCATTGGAGCTGTACAGGAACGATACCGGGCACGAGATGGAGTTACTTTGCCGGCAGGTTCCTGTTTACGGAAAGGGTAACGTTACACACGACAAGTTTGATGAAACAGGTTACCTCGCCCTCCCGCCTTGTCTATGGGGCGACGATGAGGGGCTAAATCCTTCGGTTTTGTTGCCACCAAATACACCTATGGTGTCGATAAAACACAACAGAAACACACACGTGGGTCATTATGGTGAAATGGCATCTTGGCAGATGAGAGGAACGTTTTTCTAA